ATTATCCGCACTCAATACAGCTACCAAAGAAATCATACAAAGTGATAACGTGCCCACGTTATATCCCGGTATAAAGGGCAGGAGTTAGGTTTAATTAAACGTTACCGCCATGGATATTAAACAGTTTGAAGACAAGAGCCTGGCGCATTTTTCCTACGCTGTCTGTAACGAGGCAACGAACGAAATAATACTGATAGATCCCGCCAGGAATATTAAGCCTTATCTTGATCTGGCAGCATCGCTGCAGGCGCGGATTACACACGTTATTGAAACCCATCCGCATGCCGATTTTGTAAGCGGCCACCTCGAGCTGCACGAAACCACTGGTGCGGTGTTGCATTGTTCCCGTCTTGTTGGCGCCGCTTATCCTCACATTGGCTTCGACGAAGGAGATGAGATCGTGTCAGGAGATATTACGCTGAAAGCGTTGAATACGCCCGGACATTCGCCAGACAGCATCTGCGTGGTGCTGGAATATGCCGGTGTTCCGGGCGTGGTATTTACGGGTGATACGCTGTTCATAGGAGATTGCGGCCGGCCCGACCTCCGGGAGCAGGCAGGCAACCTGACCGCCCGTAAAGAGGAACTGGCGCGGAGTATGTATCACTCCCTGCGGGAAAAACTGATGCCGCTGCCCGACGATACCCTCGTGTATCCTGCTCATGGTGCAGGTACCCTTTGCGGTAAATCGCTCAGCGATGCGGATAGTAGCACCATTGCCATAGAAAAAATAAGTAACTGGTGTTTGCAGGATGATACAGAAGATGAATTTGTTGCGGAATTACTTGCCAGGCAACCCTTTGTACCAGTGTATTTTCCTTATGATGTGGCAGTGAACCGGGTAGGGGCGCCACCTTTGGCCGCCTCCCTGGCAAAGGTGCCACGGATAGACGGAACACCTGTTTTTGAAGAGCAGGTGCCTGTTGTTGATACCCGGTCTGTAACCGCTTTCAGAGAAGGAGCACAGCCAGGTGCCATCAACCTGCAAAATGGCGGAAAGTTTGAAACCTGGCTGGGTAGTATCATCGGGCCGGACGAACAATTTTATCTGCTGGCAGCTACCGCACAACAGCTCACAGACGTAATGGAAAAGACGGCCCGTATCGGGTATGAGTCGAAAATAAAGGCGGCGCTGGTGTATACACAAGGTGCAGCTCAGCTGGAAGTCTTGCCCCTCAATGATTTCAAAGC
The genomic region above belongs to Chitinophaga sp. 180180018-3 and contains:
- a CDS encoding MBL fold metallo-hydrolase; the encoded protein is MDIKQFEDKSLAHFSYAVCNEATNEIILIDPARNIKPYLDLAASLQARITHVIETHPHADFVSGHLELHETTGAVLHCSRLVGAAYPHIGFDEGDEIVSGDITLKALNTPGHSPDSICVVLEYAGVPGVVFTGDTLFIGDCGRPDLREQAGNLTARKEELARSMYHSLREKLMPLPDDTLVYPAHGAGTLCGKSLSDADSSTIAIEKISNWCLQDDTEDEFVAELLARQPFVPVYFPYDVAVNRVGAPPLAASLAKVPRIDGTPVFEEQVPVVDTRSVTAFREGAQPGAINLQNGGKFETWLGSIIGPDEQFYLLAATAQQLTDVMEKTARIGYESKIKAALVYTQGAAQLEVLPLNDFKAHPERYTVVDVRMSSEAADYPIFQQALSIPLDELRKRVTEIPVTKPVVIHCAGGYRSAAATSIVAAALKDKVPVYDLGEAVKQFYPGEK